A genomic window from Silene latifolia isolate original U9 population chromosome Y, ASM4854445v1, whole genome shotgun sequence includes:
- the LOC141629548 gene encoding uncharacterized protein LOC141629548 — protein MANVVVDALSRKYVHAICTAMSRVRSLEEVEKMGISMIKKVPDNEEFKRKILTDGDPIEDMDRLTKSAHFIPMKDTWSKAELAKAYIKFGVKLHGVPKDIISDRESRSDAVVLGPKMIREMVEQVQVIGQKMRVAHDRQKSYADLKRSEIEFTMGDKVLLKPLPMKGLARFGKRGKLSQKCIGPYEILDRVGEVAYRLALLPALNKIYNVFHVFELRKYVSDPTYVFEPEHV, from the exons ATGGCAAATGTGGTGGTAGATGCCTTAAGTAGGAAATATGTCCATGCTATATGCACTGCCATGTCAAGGGTGAGGTCGCTTGAAGAAGTGGAGAAAATGGGGATTTCGATGATTAAGAAAG TACCTGATAATGAGGAATTTAAGAGAAAGATTCTTACTGATGGGGACCCAATTGAAGATATGGATcgattgactaagtcagctcacttcattcctatgaaagatacgtGGAGTAAGGCTGAGTTGGCTAAGGCTTATATAAAGTTTGGGGTGAAGCTTCATGGTGTACCTAAAGACATCATTTCTGATCGTGAATCAAG GTCAGATGCTGTTGTTTTGGGACCTAAAATGATTCGGGAGATGGTGGAGCAAGTGCAAGTAATTGGACAGAAGATGCGTGTTGCGCAtgatagacaaaagagttatgcggatttaAAGAGAAGTGAGATAGAATTTACTATGGGGGACAAAGTGTTGCTAAAGCCGTTACCTATGAAGGGTTTGGCGAGGTTTGGGAAGagaggcaagctgagtcagaaatgtattggaccatatgagatcttggacAGAGTTGGAGAAGTGGCATATCGATTAGCATTACTTCCAGCTTTGAATAAGATCTATAATGTGTTCCATGTTTTCGAGTtaaggaagtatgtgagtgatcctaccTATGTGTTTGAACCTGAGCATGTTTAG